In Pieris brassicae chromosome 8, ilPieBrab1.1, whole genome shotgun sequence, the DNA window ctctaTTCCACACTCAGCTGTTATTTATTCCCCAGATCgattttgattttatgttAAGGATACCTTATATTTTTCAAGCATGTCACCAGATAATAACATGcccaatttataaattatatcgaaataaagaaaagaaaaacacCCACTTTCctaattagtttattatttaacttattaattaaagaaaactcgTTTCCAAACAGCCACCTGGATCCGGATCCCTACCATAAAAAGCACAAGACGTCAATTAAGTGGCGAAACCTAAATCCAGTTTGGAACGAAGGTTTCTTTTTCGAAACCCGTTTGACAGAACTTTCACGCCAAAATCTGACATTGACAGTTTGGGATAAAGATTATGGAAAGCCAAATGACTTTTTAGGAAGTTTGATACTTGGATCAAGTAGTAAGGGTAGAAGATTGAAGCATTGGATGGATTGTATCAAGTTTCCAGATCATAGACACGAACAGTGGCATGCGTTGACAGATACACAACATATTTAATTCTGTTTTAAGAGCGGACTATACGGCCGAAACATAAaactaatgtatatttaagagttatacttacatataaatttttggTAAATCGTTTTCAAAGATAAATACATAAGAtacttaaattagttttataaagaaCCGTCTAGATAGTGccaaaagttattattaaggaataaaataatatattatttattatattatccgTAGCATGAAAACATTAAACGATATATTGTGTAAGAAAacatacttaatataaaaaatattattgttataaaaagattATGAACGGtgtttataactatttataaactctttacatattttgaaaatcCTAGTATTTTAACTACATTATCAAACTCGTTAatgagtttatattatattgtataatatagaaCGTAGcttgtatgaaataataaaataataaattctttaatattagtaatgtCAACCGTTTCATTGTACCTACCTGTTGAAAGAACATAATGCCTAATATCAATATATTCCTTCAAACAAAGCTACACTACATGATAGCCAAGCCTTGGACTTTGTTCcagaaaaacatttataaactcATCTTATGCATAAGGACCAGcggtaaaattaaaagtagagAGTAAGCGTATGACTCTCGTGTGTCAAATCCaatgtgtttttgttttatatttcactACCTTTGTACCTTCCTTGCTAAAGCACCTTATGCATCACAAAAAAgtcttacaattttttttttttgttttgagcTTTTCTTGAGGttcgtataatataattgcaGAGCTTTACATAATTATCAATCATAAACACTTGGCAGTCTATGTGCCTTTTTCGATTGACAATTTGTTCACATGACACTTCATAAATGTTTTCCTTTTTTGACTTTGGAAGTAAGCAACAATTAACAAGTTAAATACCTACTTATTAGTTAACTTAAATTGATCTCAAATATTTGTGAACTAATTTGTAAATGgcttttcataaaattttgtaaatcaaaCAAACATGGCATTCTTGTGCCCCGTGCGAATCAGACGgggtaaaaagaaaaaatgtaaGTAGTACACACTTAACGAGCTTTCAAAAGAAAAACTGCAAAGTCTGAGAACTGAGTCAATGACCTCAAACGTTCGAtactcaaaaataatttaaaacttaattaatttcaactgtattttaatactttaggTTAATTGTAAACATTTCACAAGTCTTTAaagatattgattttatataaataaaatattatttctatttataaaaaaatgcgaaTCATCTATACATATCGTAACATTATACatgttttaaagtttaaaattatattatttgctaGCAAGTATAGGAGATTCTGAAAAGGATCTCTCAAGGCCTGGATCAGGGTTGAGTCCAGGTATGGGCCGCATCACCGGCTCTGCAAGTATCGAGACTCTTGTCCGAGTTGGCATTGAGAAGGAACACGGCCTGAGTCCAGACTCGAAAATGGTTGTACTTCATGATTTTACACCATGTGTTGATGATGAACTTGAGGTAAAGCCTACAGTAcagtttacttatttttatttattaattgtattttaaggtAGTGGTACAgatgtaatatatatgttagttaaattattgattgtaaaatgttatattcataataagaTGATGTAAATTGCAAGATATTCatggaattaattaattaatatacttgtTGCATATTAATTGTGTTGTTTTTGATTAGATACTTAATACAATCTATTTGCAGGTGAAAAGAGGccaaattgtaaatgtattatacAGAGAGAATGATTGGGTGTATGTAATAGTGGCAGAATCTAGACGAGAAGGATTTATTCCACATTCCTATTGTGCACCCTGTGAACATCATGACTTGAAAAAGAAATTGCCTAGAAGCCGGTCACCTACAGACTTAGCACATAGGGATGTTTCACAGTAAgacaaaatcatttttatataatcctCCTAttctgttttttataaaataataaactgcaTGGCCCAGCTTTAGCTTTATTTAGTTGTTTGGAAACTTTAAGTAACAAACAGGCAACAATTTGGCACATTGCCCTATGAAAGGGtttttacaactatttttatattacataggTTAAGGAGAGTccgtttgttttaaataaactttactttCAATATCCAAAATAtagtcattaaatatattaaacccTTGGATCCTTTGTCTTGGATAGAAAACCTACCTACTTGATTTAAtgcaaattttacaaatagtgttttttaaattcttttaataaattaactaattttaattgtttcaacttaatttaaatatttcagttttgtttaaaacaactTGATTTGCATTATCAtttcaaaatttgtttaaaattgcaTTACTTGTTGCAGATTATCACTATCAGATGGTGCAACAAATGATGTACATTCAGAGTTGGGAAGTGAAGGTGATGCTTGTCCGTTTAGCAAAGACCCGTCTGGGCGTTATGTAGTACTATACACATTCACAGCAAGAGATGAAAATGATGTGGATGTAGAAAGAGGAGAATTTGTTACAGGTaactaaagtaatataaattttatcatttatttataatggtgACTTGTATTGAAGGCCCAAAAATACCAAATGTCTCTAAATTTAGCACCAGTTCTCACATCAAGGGCATATAATCGACAATCAATAATTATcaagataaaatattgtgtaagCATGTCCTAAAAAACgtatatattttctctttttaatgttgaattgatttataatatattatttccagtgCTAAATAGAGAAGATCCAGACTGGTACTGGATAGTGCGCAGCGATGGCCAAGAAGGTTTTATTCCCTCTGGCTTTGTGTATCCAGCTGTTGTACAAGGTAAAAGCACTCCAAACATtgagttatataaattattacctatatatctgttaatgtttaattttaatcgatTGTAAATCCATTATTATTTACCAAGCCACTCTTCAGTCATTTCTAtccaaaaaaattcaattaaaaaataatgttttaatggGATTGGTTGTAGGAGACTctgtaacataaaacaaacaaagataaaaaagtaatattatattaatgtttacgTCAGTCCCTTCTCTACCTTATGGCATGTTTTGGGCCCTAATGCTTGACATGACATTAGTCATAATATGAAATGCATATACTATTAATTCCAGCACAACAAGAAACTCCCCAAACAATTCATTCATCACaagttaaagaaaaaacaattaacaacaCACAAAAAGACAATGACACCAGATACCATGGGACAGAGCTAGTCATGCTCTATGATTATAAggtaattgtatataaaatctgaattattcttaataaattactaaacattatattttatttattgtaatggaAGTTTCAGT includes these proteins:
- the LOC123713759 gene encoding SH3 domain-containing protein Dlish, with amino-acid sequence MAFLCPVRIRRGKKKKSSIGDSEKDLSRPGSGLSPGMGRITGSASIETLVRVGIEKEHGLSPDSKMVVLHDFTPCVDDELEVKRGQIVNVLYRENDWVYVIVAESRREGFIPHSYCAPCEHHDLKKKLPRSRSPTDLAHRDVSQLSLSDGATNDVHSELGSEGDACPFSKDPSGRYVVLYTFTARDENDVDVERGEFVTVLNREDPDWYWIVRSDGQEGFIPSGFVYPAVVQAQQETPQTIHSSQVKEKTINNTQKDNDTRYHGTELVMLYDYKAQAPDDLSVKRGEWVYADLTQQTVEGWLWAHAPKSRRSGFIPTAYARAPHTTSL